Proteins from a single region of Chryseomicrobium sp. FSL W7-1435:
- the pknB gene encoding Stk1 family PASTA domain-containing Ser/Thr kinase, producing the protein MLIGKRISGRYKLEKHIGGGGMSNVYQAHDMILDRDVAIKILRYDFSNEDDLHRRFQREALSVTSLTHDNIVTIYDVGEDGDIHYIVMEHVKGQTLKEYIAEHAPVQPAKTVQIMKQLLSAIEHAHDHQIVHRDIKPQNILLDENGNVKVTDFGIAMALSATSFTQTNSVLGTVHYLSPEQARGGTATKKSDIYALGIVLFELLTGQLPFKGESAVSIALKHLQADTPSVRAINPAIPQSLENVMLRATAKKQEDRYVSVKEMYSHIAHSLDPDRSNEEKYVPSVDNDATRVMPVIKQPIPLDQLAETRKLEDRKPTPQMGPTPPVKKKKKRTGTIIATIIGSLLVLALIIVLAFPGLFRPAKIEVPDVAGMTTEEATEELEASGFVVGDVREQFSVEFEADQVIRSSPEAGRMRDPETEIMLYVSQGPELSELSDYTGRNIEQVRPLVEEQFKSVSETEQFSDEPVGTIIAQQPEAGEELNLAETDLTFTISKGPEVREVQIQDLRGYNERGLQDYAQSSGFVINSSARENSSEVAAGEVIRQQPAAGTLLLPGREITVVLSAGPAAAATKLYIVSVEIPYQAEEPAEGEEPQEKVVRIFVQDKMRTLAEPIEEFAITEDASRRLQLEIEEGTQGAYRIEVDNVVVAQETIDYEDLP; encoded by the coding sequence GTGTTAATTGGAAAACGAATTAGTGGACGTTACAAACTTGAAAAGCATATTGGTGGAGGCGGCATGTCAAATGTCTATCAAGCTCATGATATGATTTTAGACCGGGATGTAGCAATAAAAATCCTTCGATATGATTTTTCTAACGAAGATGACCTTCATAGAAGATTTCAGCGAGAAGCTTTATCGGTTACGTCTCTTACCCACGACAACATCGTAACCATTTATGATGTCGGAGAAGATGGCGATATCCATTACATTGTCATGGAGCATGTAAAAGGGCAGACGTTGAAAGAGTACATAGCTGAACATGCCCCAGTGCAACCAGCGAAAACCGTTCAAATCATGAAACAACTACTTTCGGCGATTGAACACGCACATGATCATCAAATCGTTCACCGAGACATCAAGCCACAGAACATTCTGTTAGATGAAAATGGAAATGTGAAGGTGACAGACTTTGGTATTGCCATGGCTTTATCGGCTACTTCTTTTACACAGACCAACTCCGTACTTGGTACAGTTCATTATTTATCGCCTGAACAAGCGAGAGGTGGGACTGCTACTAAAAAGTCTGATATCTACGCACTCGGTATTGTGTTATTTGAACTGCTAACGGGTCAACTGCCATTTAAAGGGGAGTCCGCAGTTTCAATCGCTTTAAAACATCTTCAAGCAGATACGCCATCGGTGCGCGCGATTAATCCGGCTATTCCTCAAAGTCTAGAAAATGTTATGCTTCGAGCTACCGCTAAAAAGCAGGAAGATCGTTATGTCAGCGTGAAAGAGATGTATAGTCATATCGCCCATTCTTTAGATCCAGATCGTTCGAATGAAGAAAAATATGTTCCTAGCGTCGATAATGATGCAACGAGAGTAATGCCGGTGATCAAACAACCGATTCCATTGGATCAACTTGCAGAAACACGCAAATTGGAGGACAGAAAACCAACTCCTCAAATGGGTCCAACTCCTCCAGTGAAGAAAAAGAAAAAAAGGACAGGGACAATTATTGCTACTATTATTGGTAGTTTACTAGTACTTGCGCTTATCATCGTGCTTGCATTTCCTGGTTTGTTTCGTCCTGCAAAAATAGAAGTTCCCGACGTTGCAGGAATGACTACTGAAGAAGCAACGGAAGAGCTGGAGGCATCTGGTTTTGTCGTAGGGGATGTGCGAGAGCAGTTTTCGGTAGAGTTTGAAGCTGATCAAGTCATACGATCATCTCCTGAGGCAGGAAGAATGAGAGATCCAGAAACGGAAATCATGTTGTATGTTTCTCAAGGTCCCGAGCTTTCAGAGCTAAGTGATTACACAGGTAGAAATATCGAGCAAGTCCGCCCGCTCGTTGAAGAACAGTTTAAGTCAGTTTCAGAGACTGAGCAGTTTTCTGATGAGCCTGTTGGTACTATAATTGCCCAACAACCTGAAGCAGGTGAAGAACTCAATCTGGCTGAAACAGATTTAACATTTACAATTAGTAAAGGGCCTGAAGTGCGTGAAGTGCAAATACAAGACCTTCGAGGCTACAATGAACGCGGATTACAAGATTATGCCCAATCCTCAGGATTTGTGATTAATTCTTCCGCTCGAGAAAATTCGTCTGAAGTGGCGGCGGGTGAAGTGATTCGTCAACAACCAGCAGCAGGTACACTGTTGCTGCCGGGTAGAGAAATTACTGTTGTCTTATCAGCCGGTCCTGCAGCAGCAGCTACTAAACTCTACATCGTTTCAGTTGAAATTCCGTATCAGGCGGAAGAGCCCGCAGAAGGGGAAGAACCACAAGAAAAAGTCGTCAGAATTTTTGTCCAAGACAAAATGAGAACACTTGCGGAACCTATTGAAGAGTTTGCCATCACAGAAGATGCGTCAAGACGTCTGCAACTTGAAATCGAAGAGGGTACGCAAGGAGCTTATCGCATTGAAGTCGATAATGTTGTTGTAGCACAAGAAACCATCGATTATGAAGATTTACCTTAA
- a CDS encoding Stp1/IreP family PP2C-type Ser/Thr phosphatase — MEFVHRTDIGKKRAINEDYLQVVETAPGMTLAVLADGMGGHNAGDVASELAVRFLVDRFEKSDLVTDSNAQAVSAWLKEAYEGANSRISTIAESDPSCKGMGTTLIAAVFQERKVTFAHIGDSRVYLYSKGEIHPLTKDHSYVNVLLDSGEINEEQARTHPRKNMLMKAIGTELSIDPDILTVTMREGEYVVMCSDGLSNMVTAEQMVHVIQKDATLSAKADTLVALANEQGGEDNISLILSQLKAGD, encoded by the coding sequence ATGGAATTTGTTCATCGCACGGATATAGGAAAGAAACGAGCTATAAACGAAGATTACTTACAAGTTGTTGAAACTGCACCAGGCATGACATTAGCAGTTCTTGCCGATGGGATGGGCGGTCATAATGCTGGTGATGTAGCAAGTGAGCTTGCGGTCCGTTTTCTCGTGGATCGTTTTGAAAAATCCGATTTAGTGACTGATAGTAACGCACAGGCTGTTTCAGCTTGGTTGAAAGAGGCTTATGAAGGAGCCAACAGCCGTATCAGTACGATTGCTGAATCAGATCCAAGCTGTAAAGGGATGGGGACAACTTTAATTGCAGCTGTCTTTCAAGAACGAAAAGTGACATTTGCTCACATAGGTGACAGTCGTGTTTACCTGTATTCAAAAGGTGAAATTCATCCTTTGACCAAAGATCACTCGTACGTCAATGTGCTATTAGATTCAGGTGAAATCAACGAAGAACAGGCTCGGACCCACCCTCGTAAAAACATGTTGATGAAAGCTATTGGTACCGAGCTATCGATTGATCCAGATATCTTAACTGTAACGATGCGAGAGGGAGAGTATGTAGTCATGTGCTCAGATGGACTGAGCAATATGGTAACAGCTGAACAAATGGTTCATGTTATTCAAAAAGATGCAACGCTCTCAGCCAAAGCAGATACATTAGTAGCTCTGGCAAATGAACAAGGTGGAGAAGACAACATTTCGCTCATTCTTAGTCAGTTGAAGGCAGGTGACTAG
- the rsgA gene encoding ribosome small subunit-dependent GTPase A — MPTGQIRKALSGFYYVYDNGVLVQTRARGVFRNRGQSPLVGDQVSYTVEGENDGVVTEIHPRKNELVRPPIANVDQALLVFSAIEPDFNEHLLDRFLTVIEGYGIEPIIIITKMDLLTDEQRLKVEQQASYYERIGYPVVYTFKGDPSLRAAVTGHLKGNLSVLAGQSGVGKSTMLNTLLPELALKTGEISMALGRGKHTTRHVELIEVEGGLLADTPGFSTFEMEHIEKEELGNCFIEMRDMPCKYRGCLHLKEPGCAVKSAVETQQIAVHRYEHYLQFLQEIMDRKPRY; from the coding sequence ATGCCAACAGGACAGATTAGAAAAGCACTTAGTGGTTTTTATTACGTGTATGATAATGGAGTTTTAGTACAAACTCGCGCTAGAGGCGTATTCAGAAATCGCGGTCAATCTCCGTTAGTAGGAGATCAGGTTTCCTATACAGTTGAAGGTGAGAATGATGGAGTTGTCACTGAAATCCATCCCCGTAAAAATGAATTGGTGCGACCACCAATTGCAAATGTAGACCAGGCGTTATTGGTATTCTCAGCAATTGAACCAGACTTTAATGAACATTTGTTGGACCGATTCCTAACAGTAATCGAAGGATATGGCATTGAACCTATTATAATCATTACCAAAATGGATTTGCTAACGGATGAACAACGTCTAAAAGTTGAGCAACAAGCAAGTTATTACGAGCGCATCGGCTACCCAGTCGTCTATACATTTAAAGGTGATCCATCTTTGCGCGCGGCAGTTACAGGACATCTCAAAGGAAATTTAAGTGTTCTTGCAGGTCAATCGGGTGTTGGAAAGTCCACAATGTTGAACACCCTGCTTCCTGAGTTAGCTTTAAAAACAGGAGAGATTTCAATGGCCCTAGGTCGAGGGAAACATACGACTCGACACGTGGAATTGATTGAGGTAGAAGGTGGGCTATTGGCCGATACACCAGGCTTCAGTACTTTCGAGATGGAGCATATTGAAAAAGAAGAGCTTGGTAATTGTTTCATAGAAATGCGAGACATGCCCTGCAAATATCGTGGGTGTCTCCATTTAAAAGAACCGGGTTGTGCAGTGAAATCTGCCGTTGAAACGCAACAAATTGCTGTTCATCGTTATGAACATTACCTGCAATTTTTACAAGAAATTATGGATAGAAAGCCGAGGTATTAG
- a CDS encoding thiamine diphosphokinase, translated as MHIGICGGGPKQEIPSNLRADYWIGADSGAIRLLEIGITPDLVIGDLDSIREAEKQQWAHALQQAVQLPVDKDETDTFLALEKATKLQPRRITLVGVTGGRLDHYQAVLHDVAAFQERFPEIHFELVDKQNKIYFLVPGETTIEADGYRYCSFFAWKGSVTAITLQGFKFPVTNDTITSTSSRFTSNEILKDSGSISFSSGICLCIQSSEESGD; from the coding sequence ATGCATATCGGTATATGTGGTGGAGGACCGAAACAAGAGATTCCTTCCAATCTCCGAGCAGATTATTGGATTGGTGCAGACAGCGGAGCAATCAGACTTTTAGAGATAGGAATAACACCTGACTTAGTGATCGGGGATTTAGATTCTATTCGGGAGGCTGAGAAGCAACAGTGGGCACATGCTTTACAACAAGCGGTGCAATTGCCAGTCGATAAAGATGAAACTGATACGTTTCTTGCACTTGAAAAAGCCACAAAGCTTCAACCAAGACGTATCACTCTTGTTGGCGTCACTGGTGGACGTCTAGATCACTATCAAGCAGTACTGCATGATGTAGCCGCTTTTCAAGAAAGGTTTCCCGAGATTCACTTTGAACTAGTAGATAAACAAAACAAAATTTACTTTCTAGTTCCGGGAGAGACAACAATTGAAGCTGATGGTTATCGCTATTGTTCTTTTTTTGCATGGAAGGGCAGTGTTACAGCGATCACGTTACAAGGATTTAAATTTCCAGTGACCAATGATACTATCACATCCACTAGCTCTCGCTTCACAAGCAATGAGATTTTGAAGGACTCCGGGTCTATCTCGTTTTCATCTGGCATATGTTTATGTATACAGAGTAGCGAGGAAAGTGGGGATTAA
- the rpe gene encoding ribulose-phosphate 3-epimerase — translation MVKVAPSILAADFANLQSEIEIVEKAGADWIHVDVMDGHFVPNITMGALVVNAIRPHTKLPLDVHLMIENPDAYIESFVQAGADIITVHVEACRHLHRTLHYIKSFNVQCGVVLNPHTPISTIEHVLEDVDVVLFMTVNPGFGGQSFIPGVLKKVKQLAELKAEKGLHFEIEIDGGVNKTTVKECVEAGATVVVAGSAIYGASDKALALKEIQEV, via the coding sequence ATGGTAAAAGTAGCACCTTCAATACTAGCAGCAGATTTTGCTAACTTACAAAGTGAGATTGAAATCGTAGAAAAAGCTGGAGCAGATTGGATTCATGTAGATGTTATGGATGGCCATTTTGTTCCAAATATCACGATGGGAGCACTAGTCGTCAATGCTATACGTCCCCATACCAAGTTACCACTAGATGTCCATTTAATGATTGAAAATCCAGATGCCTATATTGAATCCTTTGTGCAAGCGGGAGCAGATATTATTACCGTTCATGTAGAGGCTTGCCGTCATCTTCATCGCACGCTTCACTATATTAAATCGTTTAATGTTCAATGTGGAGTAGTGTTAAATCCGCATACGCCAATTTCAACGATTGAACATGTCTTAGAAGATGTGGATGTAGTTTTATTTATGACAGTAAACCCAGGCTTTGGTGGACAATCCTTTATTCCAGGCGTATTGAAGAAAGTGAAACAACTTGCCGAACTGAAAGCGGAAAAAGGATTACATTTTGAAATTGAAATTGATGGTGGCGTTAATAAAACTACAGTTAAAGAGTGTGTTGAAGCTGGAGCAACAGTTGTAGTAGCGGGATCTGCTATCTACGGAGCGTCAGATAAAGCGTTAGCATTAAAAGAAATACAGGAAGTCTAA